One stretch of Anaerolineales bacterium DNA includes these proteins:
- the aguA gene encoding agmatine deiminase, whose translation MAQVFSSTPQADGFRMPAEFSPHAGTWMLWPQRPDNWRMGGKPAQKAFVAVASAIAQFEPLTMGVNHDQFSNARQMLPANIRVVEISNNDAWMRDCGPTFLIDEKGGIRGIDWVFNAWGGLFNGLYFPWDLDEGVAPKVFEIEQVDYYRAPIVLEGGSIHVDGQGTCMTTAECLLSPGRNPDLAQEQIESHLKEYLNVEKVLWIPRGVFHDETTGHVDNIACFLQPGEIALTWTDDKSDPQYERSAEAYDYLMSNRDARGRRFEVHKLHQPDPIFITPEEADGVDAVDGSLPREAGDRMAASYVNFYFCNGAAIVPTFGDRHDKAALDALQTWMPERKIVGIPAREILLGGGNIHCITQQQPQR comes from the coding sequence ATGGCGCAGGTATTCAGCTCGACACCCCAGGCAGATGGCTTCCGAATGCCGGCGGAGTTCTCTCCCCATGCCGGTACCTGGATGTTGTGGCCTCAACGCCCCGATAACTGGCGTATGGGTGGCAAGCCTGCCCAAAAAGCCTTCGTGGCGGTTGCCAGCGCTATCGCTCAATTTGAACCCCTCACGATGGGTGTCAACCATGACCAGTTCAGCAATGCTCGCCAAATGCTCCCTGCGAATATCCGTGTGGTCGAGATCTCCAACAACGATGCGTGGATGCGCGACTGTGGCCCGACCTTCCTGATTGATGAGAAGGGCGGGATACGCGGCATCGATTGGGTGTTCAATGCCTGGGGTGGGTTGTTCAATGGACTCTACTTCCCCTGGGACCTCGATGAGGGTGTGGCACCCAAGGTGTTTGAGATCGAGCAGGTTGATTACTACCGGGCTCCCATCGTGCTTGAAGGCGGTTCGATCCATGTGGATGGGCAGGGCACCTGCATGACCACCGCAGAGTGCCTACTCAGCCCGGGACGTAACCCTGACCTGGCCCAGGAGCAGATCGAAAGCCACCTTAAGGAATATCTCAATGTTGAGAAAGTATTGTGGATTCCCCGCGGTGTCTTCCACGATGAGACAACTGGTCATGTGGATAATATCGCCTGTTTCCTGCAACCAGGGGAGATCGCCCTGACCTGGACGGATGATAAATCGGACCCGCAGTATGAGCGTTCCGCAGAAGCTTACGATTACCTGATGTCCAATAGGGATGCGCGAGGCCGCAGGTTTGAGGTGCATAAACTACATCAACCTGACCCGATCTTCATCACCCCTGAAGAAGCGGATGGTGTGGATGCGGTAGATGGCTCCCTACCTCGCGAAGCAGGCGACCGCATGGCTGCCTCCTATGTCAATTTTTATTTTTGCAATGGTGCCGCGATCGTCCCGACCTTCGGTGATCGGCATGACAAGGCGGCATTGGATGCCCTGCAGACATGGATGCCTGAGCGGAAGATTGTGGGCATCCCGGCGCGTGAGATCTTACTCGGCGGGGGGAACATCCATTGCATTACCCAGCAGCAACCGCAGAGATAA
- a CDS encoding acyl-CoA synthetase, with protein MNRIDAFFAPQSVAVIGASTNPEKLGYAVVKNLLDGGYSGKGKVYPINPSAAEILGFKAYPSVMEVPDPIDLAVIVIPYPHVPEALRTCGQKGIRSAIVISAGFREAGQEGLERELELVQICHEFDLRLIGPNCLGVIDSYTPLNASFAAGTPPSGPLAFMSQSGALGTAVLDIALAGRLGLSKFVSLGNKADVSEIDLLQTWVKDDHSKVILIYSEGMPSGQEFIRVAREVTRAKPVVAIKSGVTQSGSRAVSSHTGSLAGSEQAYQAAFQQAGILRADSMESLFDMALALGYQPPLKGDRIAIITNAGGPGILATDALEKSGLALARFELETIYALEQYLPDAASAANPVDVLGDARQDRYRFALEQVAKDPNVDGIMVLLTPQAMTEIDATARSIGTIAKTLSIPVLGCFMGEARIKSGIDILTEFGVPNYPFPERAANAFRAMALYRSIQSRPTPQYKQYKVNREAVKKVFDKVRAENRLTIGDAESRQVLQAYGLRIPQSEIAETPEAAAAIAAKIGYPVVLKIASPDILHKTDVGGVKVGLQNAADVRDAFELMVYRAQRYIPEARIWGCLVQEMAPAGGLEILVGMNRDPQFGPLITFGLGGIYVETLKDVTFRVAPLSHQEAEEMLEQVRAHALLDGVRGQPPMDKIAIVDALLRVSQLVQDFPEIIEMDINPLMVYHEGEGALALDMRLVLK; from the coding sequence ATGAACAGGATCGATGCCTTCTTTGCCCCACAATCTGTCGCAGTGATCGGAGCATCCACCAATCCCGAGAAGCTGGGATATGCTGTCGTTAAGAATTTATTAGATGGGGGTTATTCTGGCAAAGGAAAGGTTTACCCCATCAATCCCAGCGCAGCTGAGATATTAGGATTCAAAGCGTATCCTTCCGTAATGGAAGTGCCAGACCCAATCGATTTAGCCGTCATCGTTATCCCTTATCCTCATGTACCAGAAGCGCTGCGTACATGCGGGCAGAAAGGTATCCGTTCTGCCATCGTTATCAGTGCCGGATTCCGTGAAGCAGGCCAGGAAGGCCTGGAGCGGGAGCTCGAGCTGGTACAGATCTGCCACGAGTTTGATCTACGCCTGATCGGCCCGAACTGCCTGGGAGTGATCGATTCCTATACGCCATTGAACGCTTCTTTTGCCGCTGGAACACCCCCTTCAGGGCCGCTGGCATTCATGTCTCAGTCGGGTGCCCTGGGTACAGCGGTACTGGATATTGCCCTGGCAGGCCGACTCGGCCTGTCCAAGTTCGTTAGCCTGGGGAACAAGGCCGATGTTTCCGAGATCGACCTGTTGCAGACCTGGGTAAAGGATGATCACAGTAAGGTCATCCTGATCTACAGCGAGGGTATGCCCAGCGGGCAGGAATTCATCCGGGTTGCACGGGAAGTAACCCGCGCAAAACCGGTGGTGGCGATCAAGTCTGGAGTTACTCAATCAGGTTCGCGGGCTGTATCCTCCCACACCGGCTCTTTGGCCGGCTCAGAACAGGCGTATCAGGCTGCTTTTCAGCAAGCCGGCATCCTGCGGGCAGATTCGATGGAATCCCTGTTCGATATGGCCCTTGCCCTCGGTTATCAGCCGCCATTAAAAGGTGACCGTATTGCCATCATCACCAACGCCGGCGGGCCAGGCATACTGGCTACTGATGCTCTGGAAAAAAGTGGCCTCGCATTAGCCAGGTTTGAGCTGGAAACGATTTATGCCCTCGAGCAATACCTGCCGGATGCTGCCAGTGCAGCCAACCCGGTGGATGTCCTGGGTGATGCTCGCCAAGACCGTTATCGCTTTGCCCTGGAACAGGTAGCTAAAGACCCGAATGTGGATGGGATCATGGTCTTGCTGACACCCCAGGCAATGACTGAGATTGACGCGACCGCCCGATCAATCGGCACCATCGCAAAAACTCTCAGCATTCCTGTGCTTGGGTGCTTCATGGGTGAAGCCCGCATCAAGTCGGGAATAGACATCCTGACCGAATTTGGTGTACCGAATTACCCATTCCCTGAACGGGCTGCGAATGCCTTTCGCGCCATGGCGCTTTACCGCTCAATACAGAGCCGGCCTACGCCCCAGTATAAGCAGTATAAGGTCAACCGGGAAGCAGTGAAAAAAGTATTTGACAAGGTACGCGCTGAGAACCGCCTGACCATCGGTGATGCTGAATCGCGGCAGGTGCTGCAGGCATACGGACTGCGTATCCCTCAATCCGAGATTGCTGAGACTCCTGAGGCAGCTGCAGCCATCGCCGCCAAGATCGGTTACCCGGTTGTTTTAAAAATCGCCTCCCCCGATATCCTGCACAAGACCGATGTCGGCGGTGTGAAGGTCGGCTTGCAGAATGCTGCGGATGTGCGTGACGCATTCGAGCTGATGGTTTACCGGGCTCAACGCTATATCCCGGAAGCACGCATCTGGGGCTGCCTGGTCCAGGAGATGGCGCCCGCAGGAGGTCTGGAAATCCTGGTAGGGATGAATCGCGATCCCCAGTTTGGGCCGTTGATCACCTTCGGCCTGGGTGGCATCTATGTTGAGACGCTCAAGGATGTCACCTTCCGGGTTGCCCCTCTCTCCCACCAGGAAGCCGAGGAGATGCTGGAACAAGTACGCGCCCATGCCCTGCTGGATGGTGTACGTGGACAGCCGCCGATGGATAAAATCGCCATCGTGGATGCCCTCCTGCGCGTCTCACAGCTAGTTCAGGATTTTCCGGAAATCATCGAAATGGATATCAACCCGTTGATGGTCTACCATGAAGGCGAAGGGGCCTTAGCGCTGGATATGCGCCTGGTTCTAAAATAA
- a CDS encoding LLM class F420-dependent oxidoreductase — MIEIAIMIEGQNGLNWERWQRIAATVEACGYAGLYRSDHFTNASPPDLDSLECWTSLTWLASHTQRIEFGPLVSPLSFRHPAFLARMATAVDDLSGGRLSFGVGAGWQAREHANFGWDLLDKPRRFNRFEEGLEVISRLLKSDQPVDFSGNYYHLQEAILLPRPKRLGGPPILVGGSGEKRTLPLTAKFANEWNAPFTTAVEFKRLNFLLDKLLLAQGRSVTDVRRSLTVGCVFGSDFSEVERKVNIRTHGQRTVSDLRERGLVVGTPGEIVEQCRKLQEAGVQRLMLQWLDLEDTAGLKAMADGILGALS, encoded by the coding sequence ATGATTGAGATCGCCATCATGATTGAAGGACAAAATGGCCTCAACTGGGAGCGCTGGCAACGCATTGCAGCGACCGTTGAAGCCTGTGGTTACGCAGGTCTTTACCGCTCCGACCACTTCACCAACGCCAGCCCACCCGATCTGGATAGCTTGGAATGCTGGACTTCACTGACCTGGTTGGCGTCTCACACCCAACGGATTGAGTTCGGCCCTCTGGTTTCTCCACTGTCTTTTCGCCACCCTGCTTTCCTTGCACGTATGGCCACTGCGGTGGACGACCTCTCTGGAGGCCGTCTGTCCTTTGGGGTCGGAGCTGGCTGGCAGGCACGCGAGCATGCCAATTTCGGGTGGGATTTGCTGGATAAACCACGACGTTTTAATCGTTTCGAAGAAGGCCTGGAAGTCATTTCTAGATTACTGAAGAGTGACCAGCCAGTGGATTTTTCTGGGAACTATTATCATCTACAAGAGGCGATTCTCTTGCCCAGGCCAAAACGGCTTGGAGGCCCACCTATCCTGGTGGGTGGGAGCGGCGAAAAGCGCACATTACCATTGACTGCCAAATTTGCCAATGAATGGAACGCCCCATTTACCACGGCAGTAGAATTCAAACGCCTGAATTTCCTTCTTGACAAGCTTTTACTGGCTCAAGGTCGCTCGGTAACGGACGTCCGCCGATCGCTGACCGTTGGCTGTGTTTTCGGCAGCGATTTCAGCGAAGTGGAACGTAAGGTCAACATACGTACGCATGGTCAGCGGACTGTGAGCGACTTGCGTGAGCGAGGCCTGGTGGTTGGCACTCCAGGTGAGATCGTTGAGCAGTGCCGTAAACTGCAGGAAGCAGGCGTGCAGCGCCTGATGCTGCAATGGCTGGATTTGGAGGATACGGCAGGTCTTAAGGCCATGGCGGATGGCATCCTGGGGGCACTATCCTGA
- a CDS encoding 5'/3'-nucleotidase SurE, with amino-acid sequence MHILVTNDDGVTAPGLLTLVQEMRKLATVSVLAPDRNWSASGHVKTMHRPLRVKETQLADGSPAWASDGAPSDCVALGLLGFIAEKIDLVVSGINPNANIGHDVTYSGTVTAAMEAAIGGVPGIAYSLHVPVEAQAAVDYGPAARVANRIVATLEREGFTPDLLLNVNIPYLPDDKIKGILVTRQGLRVYRDRLDRRVDPRGKPYYWIGGDSPTAIPDEGTDYGALERGYVSVTPLHLDLTDFHSMDALMNIRW; translated from the coding sequence ATGCATATTTTGGTTACCAATGATGATGGGGTAACTGCCCCAGGATTGCTCACCCTGGTGCAGGAAATGCGCAAGCTTGCTACCGTGAGCGTGCTTGCACCAGACCGTAATTGGTCTGCCTCAGGGCATGTAAAAACCATGCACCGCCCTTTGAGGGTGAAAGAGACCCAATTAGCCGATGGCTCACCAGCCTGGGCGTCAGATGGGGCACCTTCCGACTGTGTGGCACTTGGATTATTAGGCTTTATTGCTGAAAAGATTGACCTGGTTGTATCAGGGATCAATCCGAACGCGAATATCGGGCATGACGTGACCTATTCGGGCACGGTCACGGCAGCCATGGAGGCTGCCATTGGGGGTGTGCCCGGTATTGCTTATTCACTTCACGTTCCTGTAGAAGCCCAGGCTGCCGTCGATTATGGTCCGGCCGCCAGGGTTGCCAACCGGATCGTAGCCACTCTGGAAAGGGAAGGTTTTACACCTGATCTCCTTTTGAATGTAAATATCCCCTATCTACCAGATGACAAGATCAAGGGTATCCTGGTGACCAGGCAAGGCTTGCGCGTGTACCGTGACCGGCTTGACCGGCGGGTAGATCCACGCGGCAAGCCCTACTACTGGATCGGTGGAGATTCTCCCACGGCTATACCGGATGAAGGTACGGATTATGGTGCCCTGGAACGTGGTTATGTCTCGGTTACCCCTCTCCACCTTGACTTGACCGATTTCCATTCTATGGATGCTTTGATGAATATCCGCTGGTAG
- a CDS encoding aspartate carbamoyltransferase codes for MTNNTQSVHQQNAHLPFGDQRTAPWYGKDIISVKQFSRSDLEYIFEVAHEMHMMVDHVGTFDLLKGKILASLFYEPSTRTSSSFTSAMERLGGSVIPINEVRYSSVAKGESLPDTVRTLECYADVIVLRHPETGSAALAAQYASKPIINAGDGIGEHPTQALLDTFTIREEMGVIDGLTVTMLGDLKYGRTVHSLARLLSLYNVRLNYIAPEILRMPAEIVQELPRTMAQKEYSNLEEVLKETDVLYVTRVQKERFASEEEYESVRGSYVITPELMKAAKQNMIVMHPLPRVGEISMEFDSDPRAAYFRQMEYGLYVRMALLAMVLGKA; via the coding sequence ATGACCAATAACACCCAATCTGTGCACCAGCAAAACGCCCACCTGCCCTTTGGTGACCAGCGAACTGCACCCTGGTATGGTAAGGATATCATATCTGTGAAGCAATTCTCACGCTCCGACCTGGAATATATCTTCGAAGTAGCTCACGAAATGCACATGATGGTGGATCATGTAGGGACATTCGACCTTTTGAAGGGTAAAATCTTGGCCAGCTTATTCTACGAGCCGTCCACGCGAACTTCTTCATCCTTCACATCTGCTATGGAACGCCTGGGAGGGAGTGTTATCCCCATCAATGAGGTACGCTATTCTTCGGTTGCCAAGGGTGAGTCGTTACCTGATACCGTCCGAACCCTGGAGTGTTATGCGGATGTGATCGTGCTGCGCCATCCTGAAACCGGTTCTGCTGCACTGGCGGCCCAATATGCCAGCAAACCCATCATCAATGCTGGTGATGGTATTGGTGAACACCCAACCCAGGCGTTGCTGGATACCTTCACTATTCGTGAAGAGATGGGTGTTATCGATGGTCTGACTGTCACCATGCTGGGTGACCTCAAATACGGTCGCACGGTCCATTCACTTGCACGCCTGTTATCCTTATACAATGTACGCTTGAATTACATCGCTCCAGAGATCCTGCGTATGCCTGCTGAGATCGTGCAAGAACTCCCCCGCACGATGGCCCAGAAGGAATATAGTAACCTGGAGGAAGTATTGAAGGAAACCGATGTCTTATACGTGACGCGCGTCCAGAAAGAGCGCTTTGCCAGTGAAGAAGAATATGAAAGTGTACGCGGCTCTTATGTGATTACACCTGAGCTGATGAAAGCCGCCAAGCAGAATATGATCGTCATGCACCCGCTCCCACGTGTGGGAGAGATCAGCATGGAGTTCGATAGTGATCCACGGGCCGCATACTTCCGCCAGATGGAATACGGGTTGTATGTCAGGATGGCTCTACTGGCTATGGTTTTGGGAAAGGCTTAA
- a CDS encoding orotate phosphoribosyltransferase, whose amino-acid sequence MGFFSKLEQRCKRANSLLCVGLDPHPTDLATPTVDGLRDFCLRLIEATTHVAAAYKPNSAFFEAFGPEGMAVLQEIIASIPPEIPVILDFKRGDIASTAQAYAKAAFQVYKAQAVTINPYLGYDAIEPFLLDSEKGVFLLCKTSNPGASDLQDLWVVEDPEDDVDAGCIALYERVALLAHTWNSKNNLGLVVGATQPEALERVRHLAPDLWILAPGIGVQGGNLEQTLRAGLKPDGLGLLLPISRAISQSDNPTKTAEGIQRQINAVQEEILSKPWVSKAERIHPDPSGDIAEIADGLLEAGCLKFGQFTLKSGLVSPIYIDLRQLVSYPKLLEKVAKAYIKILKKLSFDRLVGLPYAALPIATAISLQAGWPMIYPRKEAKAYGTKAEIEGEYKAGETVVVIDDLATTGGSKFESIEKLSSAGLMVKDIVVLVDRQSRASQALDEEGYQLHSVVTLTNLLDHYERAKKVDAIKIAEVRQFLKSSQ is encoded by the coding sequence ATGGGCTTTTTTAGCAAGCTGGAGCAAAGGTGTAAGCGAGCAAATTCCCTCCTGTGTGTTGGCCTTGACCCCCACCCAACCGACTTAGCGACCCCTACGGTAGATGGTCTTCGGGATTTTTGTTTGAGATTGATTGAGGCAACCACCCATGTCGCCGCAGCTTACAAACCCAACAGCGCATTTTTTGAAGCTTTTGGCCCAGAGGGGATGGCAGTCTTGCAGGAGATTATTGCCAGCATCCCACCTGAAATCCCGGTCATCCTGGACTTCAAGCGTGGCGACATTGCATCGACTGCCCAGGCGTATGCAAAAGCAGCATTTCAGGTGTATAAAGCCCAGGCAGTCACCATCAACCCATACCTTGGCTACGATGCCATTGAGCCTTTCCTGCTTGATTCGGAAAAGGGTGTCTTCTTATTATGTAAAACCTCCAATCCCGGAGCCAGCGATTTACAAGATTTATGGGTGGTCGAGGACCCAGAAGATGATGTTGATGCTGGGTGTATAGCACTATATGAAAGAGTAGCCCTTCTAGCTCACACATGGAATTCTAAAAACAACCTCGGATTGGTCGTCGGAGCCACACAGCCTGAAGCCCTTGAACGGGTCAGGCATCTTGCGCCAGACTTGTGGATCCTGGCGCCCGGAATTGGTGTGCAAGGTGGCAACCTGGAGCAAACCTTGCGCGCCGGATTAAAACCGGATGGATTGGGTTTGCTTCTACCTATCTCGCGGGCTATCTCACAGTCTGACAACCCAACAAAGACCGCTGAAGGTATTCAACGTCAGATCAATGCAGTTCAAGAAGAGATCCTCTCGAAACCATGGGTATCGAAAGCTGAGAGGATCCATCCAGACCCATCTGGAGATATCGCAGAAATTGCCGATGGATTACTCGAAGCTGGCTGCCTTAAGTTTGGTCAATTCACTTTGAAATCAGGTCTGGTGTCACCCATCTATATCGATCTACGCCAGCTGGTTTCGTATCCGAAGTTGCTGGAGAAGGTGGCAAAGGCATACATCAAAATACTAAAAAAACTGTCTTTCGATCGCCTGGTTGGGCTGCCATATGCCGCGCTGCCGATCGCCACTGCAATCAGCTTGCAGGCCGGCTGGCCAATGATTTACCCGCGCAAGGAAGCAAAAGCTTACGGCACAAAGGCTGAAATCGAAGGGGAGTACAAAGCGGGTGAGACGGTTGTGGTGATTGATGACCTAGCTACGACCGGCGGGTCAAAATTCGAATCAATCGAAAAACTATCTTCAGCAGGCTTGATGGTGAAGGATATCGTAGTATTGGTCGACCGCCAATCCCGTGCATCCCAAGCCCTGGACGAAGAAGGCTACCAGCTGCATTCGGTAGTCACTCTAACCAATCTACTGGATCATTACGAGCGGGCCAAAAAAGTAGATGCAATTAAGATCGCAGAAGTACGCCAGTTTTTAAAATCGAGCCAGTGA
- a CDS encoding dihydroorotate dehydrogenase (quinone) (catalyzes the conversion of dihydroorotate to orotate in the pyrimidine biosynthesis pathway; uses a flavin nucleotide as an essential cofactor; class 2 enzymes are monomeric and compared to the class 1 class 2 possess an extended N terminus, which plays a role in the membrane association of the enzyme and provides the binding site for the respiratory quinones that serve as physiological electron acceptors), with the protein MYPYFRALLFCLNPEAAHKLTLYAIRIAGGFKPTAAVLRAIYQLPARPVQAFGLSFSNPIGLAAGYDKDGLGWRGLACLGFGHIEIGTVTPQPQVGNPRPRLFRLPEDKALINRLGFPGLGAEFVMNQVRQPRPKNLILGLNIGKNKDTPLESAIQDYLFLLNSFFTIVDYITINVSSPNTVGLRQLQERQALDQLLTEIIVCRKGLIEKSGQTLPILVKLAPDLTDDQLDDALDVILANHIDGVIATNTTLSRQGVSSPLRSEQGGLSGKPLFEKSLAMVEKITRRTSGKLPVIGVGGISDAIGVHKMMDAGAVLVQIYTGLIYEGPGLVKRILRDL; encoded by the coding sequence ATCTATCCATACTTCCGGGCATTGCTCTTCTGTCTGAATCCAGAGGCAGCCCATAAACTGACTCTTTATGCCATTCGCATAGCAGGTGGATTTAAGCCTACCGCGGCGGTGCTTCGTGCGATTTACCAGCTGCCAGCAAGACCGGTTCAGGCATTCGGGCTGAGTTTCTCAAACCCGATCGGACTGGCTGCCGGCTATGACAAAGATGGGTTGGGTTGGCGAGGGTTGGCTTGCCTGGGGTTTGGCCACATTGAGATCGGCACAGTTACCCCACAGCCTCAGGTGGGAAATCCCAGGCCCAGGTTATTTCGGTTGCCAGAAGATAAGGCTTTGATCAATCGTCTGGGCTTCCCAGGACTCGGGGCTGAATTCGTCATGAATCAGGTGAGGCAACCCCGCCCAAAAAACTTGATCTTGGGGTTAAATATTGGTAAAAACAAGGATACACCCCTCGAGAGCGCTATTCAAGATTACCTTTTTCTGCTTAATTCATTTTTTACTATAGTGGATTACATAACAATCAACGTGAGCTCTCCCAATACGGTTGGATTACGCCAACTCCAGGAACGGCAAGCACTCGATCAATTACTTACGGAGATAATTGTATGCAGGAAGGGCCTGATAGAAAAATCTGGGCAAACACTACCCATCCTGGTCAAACTAGCGCCAGATTTAACCGATGACCAGCTGGATGATGCCCTGGATGTGATTTTGGCCAATCATATCGATGGAGTGATTGCTACCAACACAACTTTATCGCGCCAAGGGGTGTCAAGTCCGTTGAGGTCAGAGCAGGGAGGTTTGAGTGGTAAACCACTGTTCGAGAAAAGTCTGGCGATGGTTGAGAAGATTACTCGGCGAACTTCCGGGAAGCTGCCGGTGATCGGCGTGGGCGGAATCTCTGACGCAATCGGCGTCCACAAGATGATGGACGCCGGAGCAGTGCTTGTTCAAATTTATACGGGCCTGATCTATGAAGGGCCTGGATTGGTGAAGCGTATTCTACGTGATTTGTAG
- a CDS encoding DUF4126 domain-containing protein, protein MDIFSAFGLSASAGLNAYIPLLVVALLSKFTDLITLSSPWDTLESWWVIGVLVLLSAVEFFADKVPAVNHANDIIQTLVRPVAGAILFASSAHIITKIHPVLAMVMGLLVAGTVHAVKSLAVRPAVTATTGGAGNVPVSVAEDITSTILSVIAIVLPVLIAVLLVMLGALFVWLIWRRINRERRGDQYPQVR, encoded by the coding sequence ATGGATATATTTTCAGCTTTTGGTCTTTCAGCAAGTGCGGGGTTAAATGCATATATCCCTCTCCTGGTTGTAGCATTATTATCAAAATTTACCGACTTAATCACATTAAGTTCACCATGGGACACCCTTGAAAGCTGGTGGGTGATTGGAGTTCTGGTGCTCTTATCGGCTGTCGAATTCTTCGCCGATAAAGTTCCGGCGGTCAATCATGCCAACGATATCATCCAAACTTTAGTACGGCCGGTCGCCGGTGCGATATTATTCGCCTCAAGTGCCCATATTATTACTAAAATTCACCCGGTACTGGCGATGGTCATGGGCTTGCTGGTGGCAGGCACTGTCCACGCAGTGAAGTCATTGGCAGTTAGACCTGCAGTCACTGCAACCACTGGAGGGGCTGGTAATGTTCCTGTCAGCGTCGCTGAAGATATCACTTCTACCATCTTATCGGTCATCGCCATCGTATTACCGGTGCTGATCGCCGTGTTGTTGGTGATGCTCGGAGCCCTTTTTGTTTGGTTGATCTGGCGTCGGATCAATCGCGAACGCCGAGGTGATCAATACCCACAAGTTCGATGA
- a CDS encoding spermidine/putrescine ABC transporter ATP-binding protein: protein MRIELMAILEIREVSKSFGTTRALAGIMFGVDAGEIVALLGPSGCGKSTLLNVIAGLEIPDQGQILWDGKALDNIQPHQRGFGLMFQDFALFPHMNVYTNVAFGLKMAHLDESTMDERVKEMLTLVGLPDFSKRDVNTLSGGEQQRVALARALAPHPHLLMLDEPLGSLDRNLRERLVVELKDILHRMHQTAIYVTHDQEEAFIIADRVILINAGQVEQIGTPEAIYTDPATLFVARFLEMTNLVPARVVRQAGRTEIISQLGNIPFDTALSGDVTLLVRPDTARLDNAGPYTIRGELEATSFRGSRQRATIIVNQFPLTFEFPFSEVLPVPGTQINLSITPQNSLKVFSKK from the coding sequence ATGAGGATTGAGCTTATGGCGATTCTGGAGATACGAGAAGTAAGCAAATCATTCGGCACTACCCGGGCATTAGCAGGGATTATGTTTGGCGTGGATGCCGGTGAGATTGTGGCATTGCTGGGTCCGAGTGGGTGCGGAAAATCCACCTTGCTCAATGTGATTGCCGGCCTTGAGATTCCTGACCAGGGACAGATATTATGGGATGGAAAAGCGTTGGATAACATCCAACCCCATCAACGTGGCTTTGGCTTAATGTTCCAGGATTTCGCCCTTTTCCCGCACATGAATGTCTATACGAATGTCGCGTTCGGATTGAAAATGGCGCACCTCGATGAATCCACAATGGACGAACGGGTGAAGGAGATGCTGACCCTTGTGGGATTGCCCGATTTTTCGAAACGTGATGTAAACACGCTTTCGGGTGGCGAGCAACAGCGGGTGGCTTTAGCCCGTGCCCTGGCACCTCACCCCCATCTGCTGATGCTAGATGAACCCCTCGGCTCACTCGACCGGAACCTGCGTGAGCGACTGGTCGTCGAGCTTAAAGATATCTTGCATCGCATGCACCAGACGGCTATCTACGTCACTCATGACCAGGAGGAAGCCTTTATCATCGCCGACCGTGTCATTTTGATAAACGCAGGGCAGGTCGAGCAGATTGGCACTCCCGAGGCCATCTACACCGATCCAGCCACCCTGTTCGTGGCGCGCTTCCTCGAGATGACCAACCTGGTCCCAGCCAGGGTAGTCAGGCAAGCAGGACGGACCGAAATCATTTCGCAGTTGGGAAATATCCCGTTCGACACAGCTTTATCGGGGGATGTGACCCTTTTGGTCCGTCCAGATACCGCCCGGTTGGATAACGCTGGACCGTATACGATCAGGGGTGAATTAGAAGCGACATCCTTCCGCGGTAGCCGCCAGAGAGCAACCATTATTGTGAACCAATTCCCACTCACCTTTGAATTCCCCTTTTCCGAGGTGCTTCCAGTACCAGGCACTCAAATCAACCTAAGCATCACACCCCAAAACAGCTTAAAAGTATTCTCGAAAAAATAA